The bacterium genome has a segment encoding these proteins:
- a CDS encoding class I SAM-dependent methyltransferase — MTNQIKALIKEIVPDFLLREARLRLRGRKHYCPVCRNKVYRFQGMSEQYFEQWLKYRYIHSLFNFETTNIVAYACPLCGASDRDRLYAVFLAGYLEGKETRFLEIAPAKPLARYIRSFPGVKYRSADLHMPEADDKVDITDMAIYPDESFDFILCSHILEHIEDDSQALRELYRVLSRKGKGILMSPVNLGLEADYEIKGPLTEPERWHHYGQGDHVRTYSKKGFMEKIRNVGFLIEEVTAANYGQQVFERCGILEGSVLYVVSKE; from the coding sequence ATGACAAACCAGATCAAAGCGCTGATAAAAGAGATAGTGCCGGATTTTCTGCTGAGGGAGGCCAGGCTGCGGCTAAGGGGCCGGAAGCATTACTGCCCGGTATGCCGGAATAAAGTGTACCGGTTCCAGGGCATGTCCGAACAGTATTTCGAACAATGGCTGAAATATCGTTACATCCACAGCCTCTTCAACTTTGAGACCACCAACATCGTCGCCTACGCCTGCCCCTTGTGCGGGGCCAGCGACAGGGACCGATTGTACGCGGTATTTCTGGCCGGGTACCTGGAGGGAAAAGAAACCAGGTTCCTGGAGATCGCCCCGGCCAAACCCTTGGCAAGATACATCCGCTCCTTTCCCGGGGTAAAATACCGGTCGGCAGATTTACATATGCCGGAGGCGGACGACAAGGTGGACATCACGGATATGGCAATCTACCCGGACGAAAGTTTTGATTTTATTTTGTGCTCCCATATCCTGGAGCACATCGAGGACGACAGCCAAGCCTTAAGGGAGCTTTACCGAGTGTTGTCCCGGAAGGGAAAGGGGATACTGATGTCCCCGGTCAATCTGGGGCTGGAGGCTGATTACGAGATAAAAGGACCGCTGACCGAGCCTGAAAGATGGCATCACTATGGTCAGGGGGACCACGTCCGGACTTATTCCAAAAAGGGGTTTATGGAAAAAATAAGAAACGTGGGGTTTCTGATCGAGGAGGTCACCGCGGCCAACTACGGCCAACAAGTATTTGAACGGTGTGGGATACTTGAAGGCTCGGTGCTGTATGTGGTATCAAAAGAATAA
- a CDS encoding SDR family oxidoreductase, giving the protein MIIVTGSARGIGKHLFEHFPEDEVLGIYHQTSPANPRSNSHKLDIGCEREVDLFFKEHGPRLSNIVLINCAGISYNSAAHKADLAQWKKVVEINLFATFNLIRNVLPIMRKDNYGRIINFSSVVAQRGAAGTSAYAASKSALWGLAKAIAVENGSRNITINNINLGYCETGMIEQVPDPAKEEILRQIPCHSLCPMTDLIKTVEYIMATPYLNGSSIDLNGGLF; this is encoded by the coding sequence ATGATAATTGTAACAGGCTCAGCCCGGGGGATCGGGAAGCATCTCTTCGAGCATTTCCCGGAGGATGAAGTTTTGGGAATTTACCACCAAACTTCCCCGGCAAATCCCCGGTCCAACTCCCATAAACTGGACATCGGCTGCGAGAGAGAGGTGGATCTGTTTTTTAAGGAACACGGTCCCAGGCTGTCGAATATTGTATTAATAAACTGCGCCGGCATCTCCTACAATTCGGCGGCCCACAAGGCCGACCTGGCTCAGTGGAAGAAGGTGGTGGAGATCAATCTTTTTGCCACTTTCAACCTGATCAGGAATGTGTTGCCCATAATGCGAAAAGACAATTACGGCAGAATAATCAATTTTTCTTCCGTGGTCGCCCAAAGGGGCGCGGCCGGGACCAGCGCCTATGCCGCCTCAAAATCCGCCCTATGGGGGCTGGCCAAAGCCATCGCCGTGGAGAACGGCAGCCGGAATATAACCATCAACAACATCAATCTGGGCTATTGCGAAACCGGGATGATCGAGCAGGTCCCGGATCCGGCCAAGGAAGAGATCTTGAGGCAAATACCCTGCCACAGTTTATGCCCCATGACCGATTTGATCAAAACCGTGGAATACATCATGGCGACCCCATATTTAAACGGCTCTTCCATTGATCTGAATGGAGGCTTGTTTTAA
- a CDS encoding acyltransferase — protein sequence MTSFYSKEELSRLGLNSFGENVLISRKCSIYGASTISLGSNVRIDDFCILSGRVNLGSHIHIGSFCGLFGSKGITMGDFSGLSARVTIYSESDDYMGAGLTSPVIPDRFRVVKGSPVEIGKHALIGCGALILPGGNLSEGSVLGAMSLLKTTTDPWHIYAGVPAKKLKLREKETMLNFEKEYLK from the coding sequence ATGACATCTTTTTATTCAAAGGAAGAACTGTCCCGTCTGGGGCTGAATAGTTTCGGCGAAAATGTTTTGATAAGCCGAAAATGCAGCATTTACGGGGCTTCAACCATCAGCCTGGGAAGCAATGTCCGGATCGATGATTTCTGCATCCTTTCGGGCCGGGTCAATCTGGGCTCCCACATTCATATAGGCTCCTTCTGCGGGTTGTTCGGCAGCAAGGGAATTACAATGGGTGATTTTTCAGGGCTTTCGGCCCGGGTCACGATCTACAGCGAATCGGATGATTACATGGGGGCTGGTTTGACCAGCCCGGTGATACCCGACCGATTCCGGGTGGTTAAGGGTTCTCCGGTGGAGATCGGGAAGCATGCTCTGATAGGTTGCGGGGCGTTGATACTGCCAGGGGGAAATTTGAGCGAAGGATCGGTTTTGGGGGCGATGTCGTTACTGAAAACCACCACCGATCCCTGGCATATATACGCAGGTGTTCCCGCCAAGAAATTAAAGCTTCGGGAAAAGGAAACCATGCTGAATTTTGAAAAAGAATACTTAAAATGA
- a CDS encoding glycosyltransferase — MVLKTSPLVSIVCTTYNQIKYIKKAIDGFLMQQTDFPVEIVIHDDASTDGTDRIIREYAGKYPELIFPIFQTENQFARGNGLVAIKAFGAARGKYIALCEGDDYWTDRHKLQKQVDFLESNPDYSICFHRVKLAYPLNISNLIRRRRSKGSIKETTTITDLCRNNYIYTASCVFQNRLTGPLPQWFEQVLPLDWPYFVLAARHGKIKFIKKTMAVYRIHQAGIWGGTSAVKKWQREIEMLQHLGDFLNRSDCQTAVDEAIRERQEAIAKESSKKA, encoded by the coding sequence ATGGTTTTGAAAACTTCCCCGCTGGTCAGCATCGTCTGCACCACATACAACCAAATAAAATACATCAAAAAAGCCATAGACGGGTTTTTGATGCAGCAGACTGATTTCCCGGTAGAGATCGTGATCCATGATGACGCCTCGACCGACGGTACTGACCGGATAATCAGGGAATATGCCGGCAAGTATCCGGAATTGATATTTCCGATATTCCAGACGGAGAACCAATTCGCCCGGGGTAACGGCCTGGTGGCCATCAAGGCCTTTGGGGCCGCCCGCGGCAAATACATCGCCCTATGTGAAGGAGATGACTACTGGACCGACCGGCACAAACTGCAAAAACAGGTGGATTTTCTGGAGTCAAATCCGGATTATTCGATCTGTTTCCACCGGGTTAAACTAGCATATCCACTCAACATCTCCAACCTCATCAGGCGACGGCGATCTAAAGGCAGCATCAAAGAAACAACGACCATAACGGACCTCTGCCGCAACAACTATATATACACCGCGTCCTGCGTGTTCCAAAACCGCCTGACCGGCCCTCTCCCACAGTGGTTTGAACAGGTGCTGCCATTGGATTGGCCATACTTTGTGCTGGCTGCCCGTCACGGCAAGATCAAATTTATTAAAAAAACCATGGCAGTCTACCGGATTCACCAGGCCGGGATCTGGGGAGGGACCTCCGCCGTAAAAAAATGGCAGCGGGAGATCGAGATGCTGCAGCATCTGGGGGACTTTCTGAACCGCTCCGACTGCCAGACGGCCGTTGATGAAGCGATCCGGGAAAGGCAGGAGGCTATTGCAAAAGAATCCAGCAAGAAAGCCTGA
- a CDS encoding beta-ketoacyl-ACP synthase III, which translates to MKQIVRNVKIIGTGSYVPEKVYTNEYLSTIVPTTPEWIFENLGIRERRIAGEHECTSDLAAQAGLKAVEHAGLKVGDIDLIIVATSTPDRLAPSTAAIVQDKIQAYNAVAFDIAAVCSGFLFGMSVATQYIAAGVYDNILVIGADTFSKITDWSRRDCVFFGDGAGAAVITHGNVNEGFLATRLYTDGRGKWHFTIPAGGSENPASQETVKNKMHYFQMNGAEVYKTATIVLPKAINQVLADTGLSISDVAMLIPHQPSIKILQKTAELIGLPIEKVMTNMDKYANTSGGTIPILLDEVNRAGKLKPGDLVLFAAVGSGWTYGASILKWS; encoded by the coding sequence ATGAAGCAAATAGTCAGAAACGTTAAAATCATCGGCACCGGCTCCTATGTGCCCGAAAAGGTCTACACCAACGAATACCTGTCGACGATCGTTCCCACCACCCCCGAGTGGATCTTTGAAAATTTGGGGATCAGGGAAAGAAGAATCGCCGGGGAGCATGAATGCACCAGCGATCTGGCCGCCCAGGCCGGCCTAAAGGCAGTCGAACACGCGGGCCTGAAGGTCGGCGACATAGATCTGATCATAGTGGCTACTTCCACCCCCGACCGGCTGGCGCCATCCACCGCCGCCATCGTCCAGGACAAGATCCAGGCCTATAACGCAGTTGCCTTCGATATCGCCGCGGTCTGCAGCGGGTTCTTGTTCGGGATGTCAGTGGCCACCCAGTACATCGCCGCCGGAGTGTATGACAACATCCTGGTGATAGGGGCCGACACCTTTTCCAAGATCACCGACTGGAGCCGCCGGGATTGCGTGTTCTTCGGAGACGGGGCTGGTGCCGCCGTCATCACCCACGGCAATGTCAATGAGGGTTTTTTAGCCACCAGGCTCTACACCGACGGCCGGGGAAAATGGCATTTTACCATCCCAGCCGGCGGTTCCGAGAATCCGGCCAGCCAGGAAACGGTCAAAAATAAAATGCACTATTTTCAGATGAACGGGGCAGAGGTCTACAAAACAGCCACCATCGTCCTGCCGAAGGCCATCAATCAGGTGCTGGCCGACACCGGCCTTTCGATCTCCGATGTGGCCATGCTGATCCCCCACCAACCCTCCATAAAAATACTTCAAAAAACAGCCGAGCTGATCGGACTGCCCATTGAGAAGGTGATGACCAACATGGACAAGTACGCCAACACCAGTGGCGGCACCATCCCCATTCTGCTGGATGAGGTGAACCGGGCCGGCAAATTAAAGCCCGGCGACCTGGTCCTTTTTGCGGCGGTCGGTTCCGGCTGGACCTACGGAGCGTCAATTTTAAAATGGTCGTGA
- a CDS encoding glycosyltransferase family 2 protein, with protein sequence MDKERTPEISVIIVNWNGRALLEECLQSLEDQTFQDFEIILVDNGSTDGSAAWVEKNHPRVRLLALGSNTGFSAGNNAGLDLARGEFIALLNNDTKAEAGWLEALYRGICSDGRIAACDSMVLYYDQPGLIWSAGGVYTIAGSVSPRLYQQPDRGPGQGPQDVFIAVACAAIYRMKVVREIGLFDEAYFNGYEDVDWSFRAHLSGHRIVNVPAARVYHKVSSTQIHNSPDFVYNGQRNVSATFIKNMPGWLFFKYLPLHLAYALGSFWYFAKVGQAGAFLRAKRDLVRQIPALVSQRNAIQTGKTVSSGAIDGLLEKNWLTAKVSKYRKNDHAKG encoded by the coding sequence ATGGACAAGGAGCGCACGCCGGAGATCAGCGTGATCATAGTCAACTGGAACGGACGGGCCCTGCTGGAAGAATGCCTGCAATCCCTGGAGGACCAGACCTTTCAGGACTTTGAGATAATTTTGGTTGACAACGGCTCCACCGACGGCTCGGCGGCCTGGGTGGAAAAAAATCATCCCCGGGTGCGCCTGCTGGCCCTGGGATCGAACACGGGTTTCAGCGCCGGGAACAATGCCGGGCTGGACCTGGCCAGGGGTGAATTCATAGCCCTTTTGAACAACGACACCAAGGCGGAGGCCGGCTGGCTGGAGGCGCTTTACCGGGGGATCTGCTCCGACGGGCGCATTGCCGCCTGCGACTCCATGGTCCTTTATTACGACCAGCCGGGACTGATCTGGAGCGCAGGAGGCGTTTATACCATCGCCGGGTCGGTTTCACCCCGGCTCTATCAGCAGCCGGACAGGGGGCCGGGGCAGGGGCCTCAGGATGTTTTCATTGCCGTGGCCTGCGCGGCCATTTACCGGATGAAGGTCGTCCGGGAGATAGGTCTGTTCGATGAAGCCTATTTTAACGGATATGAAGATGTGGACTGGTCGTTTAGGGCTCATTTGTCGGGTCACCGGATCGTCAACGTTCCGGCCGCCCGGGTTTACCACAAGGTATCCTCGACCCAGATCCACAACAGCCCGGATTTCGTCTATAACGGCCAGCGCAATGTCAGCGCCACGTTCATAAAGAACATGCCGGGCTGGTTGTTTTTCAAATACCTTCCCCTGCATTTGGCGTATGCCCTGGGAAGTTTTTGGTATTTTGCCAAGGTCGGACAGGCCGGCGCCTTTCTCCGCGCCAAGCGGGACCTGGTCCGCCAGATCCCGGCGCTGGTTTCCCAAAGAAACGCCATCCAAACCGGAAAGACTGTTTCCTCCGGCGCCATAGACGGGTTGCTGGAGAAGAACTGGCTGACGGCCAAGGTCAGCAAATACAGGAAAAACGACCATGCCAAAGGATAA
- a CDS encoding O-antigen ligase family protein, with protein sequence MKNRAAAVLDQIIDLSMVGFAASLPVSIAFTQSSLFAGWVAWLVKCGVEKRWNGFKTPLDLGFALFLASALLSTVFSLSPGESFVSLKKFYLLSAAYFIGFNVKSPARLLELVKLFLGMTALTGVYGLVMFGFGYQPRLLAAQGMALTSGGMFMMAGLLSLAWLWQPPQFQDRWQRAKDWAMAALLLASLMFTKTISSWFGFMAGFPLLVRSRWKRATMYSLIALLLAGIFYSANNPSLSFKIFNVNKSVSWNLRLSYWRMGWQLVKERPVLGTGMIDLAKLLKAKRVPADDWIWQGAPMAGHLHNNFIQITATRGFAGLAAFVFMWFTIFALAAKLMRSRHRLTAIIAGGITAVLIGFQVNGLAEWNFSDSEVVTIVWFLAGLLLALERFERGEGRSAGG encoded by the coding sequence ATGAAAAACCGCGCCGCAGCCGTTCTGGATCAGATAATAGACCTGTCGATGGTGGGCTTCGCGGCCTCGCTGCCGGTGTCCATCGCCTTCACCCAAAGCTCGCTGTTCGCGGGCTGGGTGGCCTGGCTGGTGAAGTGCGGGGTGGAAAAACGGTGGAACGGGTTCAAGACCCCGCTGGACCTGGGCTTTGCGCTGTTCCTGGCCTCGGCCCTGCTTTCCACCGTCTTCTCGCTTTCCCCCGGGGAGAGCTTCGTCAGCCTTAAAAAATTCTACCTGCTGTCGGCCGCATATTTCATAGGGTTCAATGTCAAAAGCCCGGCCCGGCTGCTGGAACTGGTGAAACTGTTCCTGGGGATGACCGCTTTGACCGGGGTCTACGGCCTGGTGATGTTCGGGTTTGGGTACCAGCCCCGGCTGCTGGCCGCCCAGGGCATGGCCCTGACCTCCGGCGGGATGTTCATGATGGCCGGGCTGCTGTCGCTGGCCTGGCTTTGGCAGCCGCCCCAGTTTCAGGACAGATGGCAAAGGGCTAAAGACTGGGCCATGGCGGCCCTGCTTTTAGCCAGTTTGATGTTCACCAAAACCATCAGCTCCTGGTTTGGTTTTATGGCGGGGTTCCCCCTGCTGGTCAGGTCCCGGTGGAAACGGGCCACCATGTATTCGCTTATCGCCCTGCTTTTGGCCGGGATATTTTACAGCGCCAACAACCCCAGCCTGTCATTCAAAATATTCAATGTCAACAAGTCCGTCTCCTGGAACCTCCGGCTGAGTTATTGGCGGATGGGATGGCAGCTGGTCAAGGAACGGCCGGTGCTGGGGACGGGAATGATAGACCTGGCCAAACTGCTGAAGGCCAAAAGGGTGCCGGCGGACGACTGGATCTGGCAGGGGGCTCCGATGGCCGGGCATCTGCACAACAACTTCATCCAGATCACCGCCACCCGGGGGTTTGCCGGCCTGGCCGCCTTTGTTTTCATGTGGTTCACGATCTTTGCCCTGGCGGCAAAGCTGATGAGGTCCAGGCACCGCCTGACCGCCATTATTGCCGGGGGGATAACGGCGGTGCTGATAGGGTTTCAGGTGAACGGGCTGGCGGAATGGAATTTCAGCGACTCGGAGGTGGTGACCATCGTCTGGTTCCTGGCGGGCCTGTTGCTGGCGCTGGAGCGCTTTGAACGCGGGGAAGGACGGAGCGCCGGAGGCTGA
- a CDS encoding DegT/DnrJ/EryC1/StrS family aminotransferase, with amino-acid sequence MNKPILVTQPFLPPLEEFESYLKDIWETKWVTNNGKYHQELEQALCDYLGVKYLSLFSNGTLALITALQALKITGEVITTPFSFVATAHSIWWNNIKPVFADIEPEYFNLDPDKVEAAISPQTTAIMPVHVYGNPCQVEKFQKIAQTYGLKIIYDACHTFGVNVDGRSVLTFGDLSVLSFHATKVYHTFEGGAIVCHDPETKKRIDNLKNFGFVDETTVVAPGINAKMNEVQAAMGLLQLKYIDSNVEKRRQIAGLYREGLKGIAGLSYMNDMSGVKHCYSYFPVLIDKNMFGRSRDEVYDQLKKHNIFGRRYFYPLISQFPTYRGLDSAQPGKMPVAEKVAEEVLCLPIYPELETGSIKQLCSIMKAG; translated from the coding sequence ATGAATAAGCCAATATTAGTCACCCAGCCCTTTCTGCCGCCCTTGGAGGAGTTTGAGTCGTATCTCAAGGACATTTGGGAAACCAAATGGGTCACCAACAACGGCAAGTACCATCAGGAGCTGGAGCAGGCCCTGTGCGATTATTTGGGAGTAAAGTATCTCTCGCTTTTCTCCAATGGCACCCTGGCTTTGATAACCGCCCTGCAGGCCCTGAAGATCACTGGAGAAGTAATCACCACCCCCTTCAGTTTTGTGGCCACCGCCCATTCCATCTGGTGGAACAACATCAAGCCGGTCTTTGCCGACATTGAACCTGAATATTTCAACCTTGATCCGGACAAGGTGGAGGCGGCCATCTCCCCCCAAACCACCGCCATCATGCCGGTCCATGTCTATGGCAATCCCTGCCAGGTGGAAAAGTTCCAAAAAATTGCCCAGACCTATGGGCTGAAAATCATCTACGATGCCTGCCATACCTTTGGGGTGAATGTTGACGGCCGGTCGGTGCTGACCTTCGGCGATCTTTCGGTGCTGAGCTTTCATGCAACCAAGGTCTATCATACCTTTGAGGGAGGGGCCATTGTCTGCCACGATCCGGAAACCAAAAAACGGATTGACAATCTGAAGAATTTCGGATTTGTGGATGAAACTACGGTGGTGGCGCCGGGCATCAACGCCAAGATGAATGAGGTTCAGGCCGCCATGGGTTTGCTGCAGTTGAAATATATAGACAGCAACGTTGAAAAACGGCGGCAGATCGCCGGACTTTACCGGGAAGGCCTTAAAGGCATAGCCGGGCTGTCTTATATGAACGATATGTCCGGGGTAAAACATTGCTACTCATACTTTCCCGTTTTAATAGACAAAAATATGTTCGGCCGGTCCCGGGATGAAGTTTATGACCAACTTAAAAAACACAATATATTCGGGCGGAGATATTTTTACCCCCTGATCAGTCAGTTCCCCACCTACCGGGGTTTGGATTCCGCCCAGCCCGGGAAAATGCCGGTGGCCGAAAAAGTGGCCGAAGAAGTGCTTTGCCTGCCGATATATCCGGAGCTGGAGACCGGGTCCATAAAGCAGCTCTGTTCAATTATGAAAGCCGGTTAA